The Synechococcus sp. RS9916 DNA segment TCGCCGATCAGTGCCGAGATTGGGTAGAGGATCAACAGCAACCCCATCGCTTTGGTGTTGAGGTTGAGGGCGGTGGCTGACGCCAATTTGTCAATGCTCTCCAGGTCACTCACGACGTACACGAACAGCAGATAGAAGCTCACGCTGCTGGCAACATTCAGTAGAAGCACCCTTAGGAGTGCTGATCGATGCATCACCAGCTCTCTTAAGGGCTGATTGCTGGGTGGTTCGACCGATTGCATCGGGCGCAGATGGTTGCGCAGCAGCACCCCCACCAGGGCGATCACTGAACCCAAGGCAAAGGCGATCCGCCATCCCCAGGCGTGAAGCTGTTCCGGGCTCAATCCATGGGCCAGGCAATCGCCCAACGCCGAGGCGAGGAGCATGCCTGCAACCGATCCCCACAGTCCCCACATGGCCATCCAGCCGCGTTTGCGGGAAGGCGCCCGTTCGCAGAGATAAATGATCGACGTCGTGTATTCACCACCCGCTGAAAGTCCCTGCATGAGGCGCAAGATCACCAGCAGGATCGGCGCAAGGATGCCGACCTGGTTGTAGGTCGGCAGGGCCGCCATCAATGTGGTTGGGATCGCCATGGCCACCACGCTGATCAGCAGGGCGTGTTGACTTCCCATTCGGTCGCCAATGCGCCCGAGAACGACACCACCAAGCGGTCGAACGAGGAATCCGGCTGCAAACGTCGCGAAAGCCGCAAGCAGGGAAACACCGGGTTGTGCGTCTGGAAAAAACTCGTGGCCGATCGTGACCGCGAAGTAGCCATACAAGGAAAAGTCGTACCACTCCATCACGTTCCCGATCAGCCCTGCGCAGATCACACGGACCAAAGGCTTTTCGCTTGGCCAACGCACCATGGTCAGTCCCTCACGCGCCAGTTCAGGCCAGGAACCCCTGGCGCAAGTCCTGCGGTGTCGGCAAACACCTGGGCATAGGACGGATGCCTCTGCAGCAACCGGCGCTCTTCGCGGGTGGCCTTGCCCCGCAGCACGAAGGCCAAGGCCACCAGAAGGATTCCGTGCAGGGCGCTGAGCCGGATGAGCATCATGCCCGTCGTGCAGATCAACACGGCGAGATAGAGGGGGTGACGACAGAGTCGATAGGGCCCGTTGCTCACCAGATCGATTCCTGCTTTGGGTTCCGGCAGTGGAGACAAATTGACGCCGAGGGTGATCAACGCCTGGCTCGCAAGCAGCGCGCCTCCCCCCAGAAGAATCCATCCGAGCGTCAGACAGACCCAACGCAGCTGAAGCGGTGGCAGGACAGACCAGGCTGCCGGCCAGGCCGGCAGCAGGATGACGGCAAAGATCAACACCAGTTGGCCCATGAGCCACCACTCCCCTTGGGCGTTGTTGATCAGGCCACGCCAGCTCAGGTTCCACCCGCTGAAGGCGGCGCGGATGCGGCTGTTGTTTGCACCATCACCGGGTTGGGGTGTCTTCAATGGGCCAACACGCCAGGGGTCATGCGCACAATTCTGATCAGCGGAGCCTCGCGTGGCATCGGACGTGCGATTGCTGAACGCGCCTTGCGTGATGGCCACCGCCTGAGCCTGGGGGTGCGTAATCCAGATGGGCTCATCGGTACGGCTCTTGATCCAGCTGTGGCTGGCTCCGACAGGATCCAGCTGGTGCCTTACGACGCTGAGGATCCGGCGGCGGCAACCGCTTGGGTGCAACAAGCCTTGGAGCGTTTTGGTGGCATCGATTCCCTGATTCACAGCGCTGGGTTGTTGCTTCCGACGCCGCTTCTGTTTACGGACGCTCAATCACACGAGCCGGAACAGCTGATGCGGGTCAATCTGATGGGCCCCTGGTGGCTGACCCGTGCTGCCTGGTCATCGCTTATCGCCCATGGCGATGCCCGCATTCAGGTGTTGGTGTCGATGAGTGGTAAACGCAGCAAGGGGCGTTGGGCGGGTTACGCCAGCAGCAAGTTCGCGCTGATGGGCCTTTGTCAGACCATCCGCAATGAGGGTTGGGACCATGGCATTCGAATCACGGCCATCTGTCCTGGTTGGGTCAACACCGACATGGTCAGTGGCATCAACGCGGTGCCTCCAGAGCAGATGACGCAACCCGAGGATCTGGCGGCGTGGTCATCGCGCCTGCTGGAGTTGCCACGGTCTGCGGTGCCCTTTGAGTTTGCGTTGAGTTGCCTGCCTGAGGTGTAAGACCGAGCGAGCGACCCAGCCAGAGTCGCTTGGTCCGAGCACGATCGCGCCGAGCGAAGTTCCTTGTGATTCAAGCAAGTCTGAACGGAGCCTCATTGCAGTGCTGCTGCTGATTGCCCTCTGGTGTCCTGCACTGGTGGTGGCGTTGCAACGCACCGATGTGTCTTGATCTTTCCGGTTCATCCTGAATCGCTCAATACCGAGCATCAGATTCCGGCGTTTTCAATCGATGGGTGTACCAACTTGTGGTGTTGCTGCTGTCAATTTAAATGTGGTTGCAATTGTCTTTGCGATCAAAGACGCAGTGCGACCCACGTAATCTGCTGCCCGCCGCTGTTTGGAGGTTCATCGCTAGGGGTCTCGCTGATGGTGCCAATTGTGATCGACACCTGATCATCATTTGCTGTGCAGATAATCGAGAGCGATTCGTTGCGAGCGTCCCTCTCGAATTCCCAGGTGAAGTGATCAAGATCACAGCCATCGTTGACCCAGGTCAATGATTCGGGTGGTGATCGCGGCGATGGTGTGTGTGTCGGAGGGAGACCTCCGCTTTAACCCTCACACACAAAACCATGAATCAATCCATTGCTTGTATCGCCGCGATGCAAGATCAAGAGCTCGACTTTGACACGCTTCAGACCATCAGTGGTGGTGGTCGAGAAGCCAAAACCAAGGTAGGAAAATGGTTCGAAAAAACCTTTGGCAATGGTGATGGCACGCACACGCTCGGTGACTACGTCGATGATGTTGCAAAACTCGTGATCTTGATTGCCAAGAAAAAAAGCTCAGGCAACGTTCATCAACCACCTGGGGAAGACGATCCTGCTCCCGGTACCTGGTACTGATCCATTCTCTAGAAAAATGCCCCGCGAAGAGCGGGGCTTTGCTTGGCTTACTGAGCAGAATTGTTTTCAGGCTTCTGGATGTATCGCCAGGGTGATGCCTACGACCTGATCAACGCTTTCGCGTTCAATTCTTCTGTGGTGTAACCCAGGCCTCAGTCGAGGGGAAAGGCTCCTCGGGCGCAGATCGATCCCCAGCACAACACCTGGTTGCCCGCCCAGTTCGGTTCGACGCTGGTCCACGCAGCATGGGCTCCGGTTCGCATGCGCACATGACCGCTGCCGTCATGTTCAAAGCGAATGCGCTCGTTTCCCATCTGGATCCACCATTGGCTTCCGACCTTTTGAATCCCCATACGGCAGGGACTCCATGGGCCATTGGAACGGCTGCATTGCAGCTCGACCGCCTGTTCCGTGTCCCTTCGCGCCAGGGTTTGGTCGGCCCGAACGCTGGCCTGCTTACCAAGACACAGAATCACCAAAGCGATCAGCCAGGGCGCAGTCGACGGCGAACGAGACAAGGCAGCACCGGATCCCTGTCTTCAACGTGCAGTCGCTGGATCAGGGGCGGTGCCTCGGCCTGCCAAGATTTAACAATCCCTGCGAGGTGACCGTGCCGCGTTATCAAGCCCGCGTATTGGTGAATTTGCGCCCGTCCGTGCTCGATCCTGCTGGAGAGGCCACCCGGTCTGCGGCCTCCCGTCTTGGCGTGGATGGTGTCAGCAAGCTGCGGATTGGCAAAGCGGTGGAGCTGGAATTGGATGCCCCTGATGAACAGGAGGCCCGCCGTCGCCTGGAACTTCTCAGCGACAGGCTTCTGGCCAATCCTGTGATCGAGAACTGGACCCTGGAGCTTCAGCAGGCATGAGCGTCGGTGTTGTCGTTTTCCCCGGTTCCAACTGTGACCGGGATGTGCGCTGGGCCAGTGAGGGGTGCCTGGGGCAGCCGACCCGATATCTCTGGCACGAGGAGAGAGACCTCAGTGGCCTGGATGCTGTGGTGCTTCCCGGCGGTTTCAGCTATGGCGATTATCTGCGCTGTGGGGCCATTGCCCGCTTTGCCCCGGTGCTGGAATCCCTTGTGGAGTTCGCCGGTCGCGGCGGGCGCGTCCTCGGTATCTGCAATGGCTTTCAGGTGCTCACCGAACTGGGTTTGCTCCCCGGGGCCTTGACCCGCAATCGCAATCTTCACTTCATCTGTGAGGACGCCCAGTTAGAGGTTGCTTCAGGCCGCACGGCCTGGATGAAGGGGCATCAGTCTGGTGACCGGCTCACCCTGCCCATTGCCCATGGCGAAGGGCGTTACCAATGCAGTGATGAGACGCTCAAGCAGCTGCAAGACGACGATGCCAT contains these protein-coding regions:
- a CDS encoding MFS transporter, whose product is MVRWPSEKPLVRVICAGLIGNVMEWYDFSLYGYFAVTIGHEFFPDAQPGVSLLAAFATFAAGFLVRPLGGVVLGRIGDRMGSQHALLISVVAMAIPTTLMAALPTYNQVGILAPILLVILRLMQGLSAGGEYTTSIIYLCERAPSRKRGWMAMWGLWGSVAGMLLASALGDCLAHGLSPEQLHAWGWRIAFALGSVIALVGVLLRNHLRPMQSVEPPSNQPLRELVMHRSALLRVLLLNVASSVSFYLLFVYVVSDLESIDKLASATALNLNTKAMGLLLILYPISALIGDRVGRKPMFILGSGWLVLGAWPVLHLLQSHDPSTIWRGELGLVMAVAILAGAKNAANVELMPQAIRNTGLALAFNLAEGWIGGLTPLAATWLVMHSGHPTSPALLLVGAGVVTLVTAVGFTRETAFAPLQGSTTGEGAPVSAKT
- a CDS encoding isoprenylcysteine carboxylmethyltransferase family protein: MKTPQPGDGANNSRIRAAFSGWNLSWRGLINNAQGEWWLMGQLVLIFAVILLPAWPAAWSVLPPLQLRWVCLTLGWILLGGGALLASQALITLGVNLSPLPEPKAGIDLVSNGPYRLCRHPLYLAVLICTTGMMLIRLSALHGILLVALAFVLRGKATREERRLLQRHPSYAQVFADTAGLAPGVPGLNWRVRD
- a CDS encoding SDR family NAD(P)-dependent oxidoreductase, translated to MRTILISGASRGIGRAIAERALRDGHRLSLGVRNPDGLIGTALDPAVAGSDRIQLVPYDAEDPAAATAWVQQALERFGGIDSLIHSAGLLLPTPLLFTDAQSHEPEQLMRVNLMGPWWLTRAAWSSLIAHGDARIQVLVSMSGKRSKGRWAGYASSKFALMGLCQTIRNEGWDHGIRITAICPGWVNTDMVSGINAVPPEQMTQPEDLAAWSSRLLELPRSAVPFEFALSCLPEV
- the purS gene encoding phosphoribosylformylglycinamidine synthase subunit PurS, with amino-acid sequence MPRYQARVLVNLRPSVLDPAGEATRSAASRLGVDGVSKLRIGKAVELELDAPDEQEARRRLELLSDRLLANPVIENWTLELQQA
- the purQ gene encoding phosphoribosylformylglycinamidine synthase subunit PurQ, which codes for MSVGVVVFPGSNCDRDVRWASEGCLGQPTRYLWHEERDLSGLDAVVLPGGFSYGDYLRCGAIARFAPVLESLVEFAGRGGRVLGICNGFQVLTELGLLPGALTRNRNLHFICEDAQLEVASGRTAWMKGHQSGDRLTLPIAHGEGRYQCSDETLKQLQDDDAIAFRYLNNPNGSVADIAGITNAAGNVLGLMPHPERACDSTTGGVDGRTLMQALLA